In Erigeron canadensis isolate Cc75 chromosome 1, C_canadensis_v1, whole genome shotgun sequence, a single window of DNA contains:
- the LOC122601852 gene encoding filament-like plant protein 4 encodes MDRRSWPWKKKSSDKSGADKTLIESVSVHASAGSQGDKVKQDSYKKPNYVQISVDQYSHLTGLEDQVKSYEDQLKSYDDQVKSFEDQVKSYDEQVKRYEDQQLVYEDQIKTLEDEVKDLNEQLSEAHSEMTTKENMVKQHAKVAEEAVSGWEKAEAEAATLKNHLESVTLLKLTAEDRASHLDGALKECMRQIRNLKEEHEQNVHNVVLAKTKQFDRMKHEFDAKIANLDQELMRSAAENAAVSRSLQDRSNMLIKMSEEKAQAEAEIELLKSNIDSCEREINSLKYELHLVAKELEIRNEEKNMSLRSAEVANKQHAEGVKKIAKLEAECQRLRGLVRKKLPGPAALAQMKLEVDSLGRDYGETRFKRSPVKPPSPQSPHFSSLPDFSLDSIQKYQKENELLTERLLATEEETKMLKEALAKRNTELQASRNICAKTVSKLQNLESQLQSNSQVKTAISQNASNPPSVASFSEEGNDDDVSVAGSWATAMISELSHNKKDKTIESPQRSDSTSRLELMDDFLEMEKLANSSNGSQVATDSELQGKEKLDADPLEKPNGGENLNSKITELLNSLPKDTDSDKLYHEISRVVRVCGSDATSDHHDQELAAAISRIYDFVLILGKEAKSVVGTSLEENEILQKVEEFSVSFKEIESSKINLNDFVLGVSGVVSKASELRFSFVGDEANDNEASSPDCIDKVALPENKVDYSNGCSQFSDTTSDPDIPHDGSSVPTSDLNVKSWKCSLEEFEQIKLEKENMVMDLARCNENLEATKIQLTETELHLSEVKSQLTAAQKLNGLSETQLKCMAESYNSLEVRAGDLQSRVNLLESKIEMLDNELAEERKNHEDTEAKCKDLQEQLQRLEASPVADMDIKSNQEKELAAAAEKLAECQETIFLLGKQLNGMRPQSDFMGSPLSQKGQSFVEEEVEQEDEKEEITTSSGMNMQPGNESPVHLDNHQYSPSDSEANNLLRSPISSKTSKHRPTKSGSSSSSSNPTPEKNTRGFSRFFSTKAK; translated from the exons ATGGATCGTCGGAGTTGGCCATGGAAGAAGAAATCATCGGATAAGTCTGGTGCTGACAAAACTTTGATAGAATCCGTTAGTGTCCATGCTTCAGCTGGTTCTCAGGGGGACAAG GTGAAACAAGATAGCTACAAAAAGCCTAATTACGTTCAGATCTCCGTGGATCAGTATTCACATTTAACTGGATTGGAGGATCAAGTGAAATCATATGAGGATCAGTTGAAATCATATGATGATCAAGTGAAGTCATTTGAAGACCAAGTGAAGTCATATGATGAACAAGTGAAAAGATATGAAGATCAACAATTGGTATATGAAGATCAGATTAAGACTTTAGAAGATGAAGTAAAGGACTTGAACGAGCAACTTTCTGAAGCCCATTCGGAGATGACCACAAAGGAGAATATGGTTAAACAACACGCAAAAGTAGCAGAGGAAGCTGTTTCAG GTTGGGAAAAGGCGGAAGCTGAGGCtgcaactttaaaaaatcatttAGAATCAGTGACTCTGTTAAAACTCACCGCTGAAGATCGAGCATCACATTTAGATGGGGCACTGAAGGAGTGCATGCGTCAGATAAGAAACTTGAAGGAAGAACATGAGCAGAATGTACACAATGTTGTTCTTGCAAAAACAAAGCAGTTTGACAGGATGAAACATGAATTTGATGCAAAGATAGCAAATTTAGATCAAGAACTCATGCGATCCGCTGCTGAAAATGCTGCAGTTTCTAGGTCTTTACAGGATCGTTCAAATATGCTGATCAAAATGAGCGAAGAAAAGGCACAAGCAGAAGCAGAGATCGAGCTTTTAAAAAGCAACATCGACTCCTGTGAGAGGGAAATAAATTCTCTTAAATATGAGTTACATCTAGTTGCTAAAGAGCTGGAGATTCgtaatgaagaaaaaaatatgagcTTGCGATCTGCTGAAGTTGCAAATAAGCAGCATGCGGAAGGCGTGAAGAAAATAGCTAAGTTGGAAGCCGAGTGCCAAAGATTACGTGGGCTTGTAAGAAAGAAGTTACCTGGGCCGGCAGCTCTTGCCCAAATGAAACTGGAAGTTGACAGTTTGGGCAGGGACTATGGTGAAACTCGGTTCAAAAGGTCTCCAGTAAAGCCTCCTAGTCCACAAAGTCCACATTTCTCGTCGTTGCCCGACTTTTCTCTTGACAGCATACAgaagtaccaaaaagaaaatgaattgcTGACAGAGCGTTTATTAGCAACGGAAGAGGAAACAAAGATGCTGAAAGAAGCTTTAGCTAAACGTAATACGGAACTACAAGCTTCCAGAAACATTTGTGCTAAAACAGTTAGCAAACTTCAGAATCTGGAAAGTCAGCTGCAGTCAAATTCTCAAGTGAAGACTGCTATTAGTCAAAATGCAAGTAATCCGCCAAGTGTGGCCTCATTTTCAGAAGAAGGAAATGACGATGATGTTAGTGTTGCTGGATCTTGGGCTACAGCTATGATCTCTGAGCTCTCTCATAATAAAAAAGACAAGACAATTGAGAGTCCTCAAAGGTCTGATAGTACAAGTCGTTTGGAGCTAATGGATGATTTCCTGGAGATGGAGAAGTTGGCTAATTCATCAAATGGGTCACAAGTTGCCACTGACTCAGAGTTACAGGGTAAAGAAAAGCTCGATGCAGATCCCTTGGAGAAACCAAATGGGGGTGAGAACCTTAATTCTAAAATTACCGAATTACTGAATTCATTACCTAAAGATACAGATTCAGATAAACTTTATCATGAAATAAGCCGAGTTGTACGTGTATGTGGATCTGATGCCACATCTGATCACCATGATCAAGAACTGGCTGCTGCTATTTCTCGTATTTATGACTTCGTGTTAATTCTTGGAAAGGAGGCAAAGTCTGTGGTGGGAACATCTTTAGAAGAGAATGAAATCCTTCAGAAGGTCGAGGAGTTCTCTGTTTCCTTTAAAGAGATCGAGTCCAGCAAAATAAATCTCAATGATTTTGTTCTTGGCGTGTCTGGTGTAGTTAGTAAAGCTAGTGAACTTAGGTTCAGTTTTGTGGGTGATGAAGCTAATGATAATGAAGCCAGTAGTCCAGATTGCATAGACAAAGTTGCTTTACCTGAGAATAAGGTTGACTATTCAAATGGTTGTTCCCAATTTTCAGATACCACATCTGATCCCGACATACCTCATGATGGAAGTTCTGTACCGACATCTGATTTAAATGTGAAGTCATGGAAATGCTCGTTGGAGGAGTTTGAACagataaaattagaaaaagagAATATGGTTATGGATTTGGCTAGATGTAATGAAAATCTTGAAGCCACTAAAATACAGTTAACTGAAACTGAGCTTCATTTATCTGAAGTTAAATCTCAGTTGACGGCTGCTCAGAAGTTAAATGGCTTATCTGAGACACAGCTTAAGTGTATGGCTGAGTCGTATAACTCGCTAGAAGTTCGTGCTGGTGACTTGCAATCTCGGGTCAACCTTCTGGAGTCAAAGATAGAAATGTTGGATAACGAGCTTGCGGAAGAGAGGAAAAATCACGAGGATACTGAGGCAAAGTGCAAAGATCTTCAAGAGCAATTGCAGAG GCTCGAAGCTTCCCCTGTTGCTGATATGGATATCAAAAGCAATCAG GAGAAAGAATTGGCAGCTGCTGCAGAGAAGCTAGCTGAGTGTCAAGAAACAATATTCCTCCTAGGAAAGCAGTTAAATGGCATGCGTCCTCAATCTGACTTCATGGGGTCTCCATTGAGTCAAAAAGGTCAAAGctttgttgaagaagaagtagAACAAGAAGACGAGAAAGAGGAAATAACTACTAGCAGTGGCATGAACATGCAGCCAGGAAACGAGTCTCCTGTTCATTTAGATAACCATCAATATAGTCCTTCAGATTCTGAAGCCAACAATCTTTTGAGATCACCAATCAGttcaaaaacttcaaaacaCCGACCCACCAAATCaggatcatcttcttcatcttctaacCCGACACCTGAAAAGAACACTCGTGGCTTCAGCCGATTCTTTTCTACAAAAGCAAAGTGA